In Streptomyces ambofaciens ATCC 23877, a single genomic region encodes these proteins:
- a CDS encoding LytR/AlgR family response regulator transcription factor, with the protein MLRALAVDDERPTLEELVYLLNADPRIGTAEGAGDATEALRRINRALESGPDGPDAIDVVFLDIQMPGLDGLDLARLLTGFARPPLVVFVTAHEDFAVQAFDLKAVDYVLKPVRRERLAEAVRRAAERRGTAPPAPRVPVHEPDPDHITVELGGVTRFVPVEDITHVEAQGDYARLHTGRGSHLVRIPLSTLEERWRARGFVRIHRRHLVALRHIGELRLDAGSVSVLVGTEELQVSRRHARELRDLLMRRP; encoded by the coding sequence ATGCTGCGCGCCCTGGCTGTCGACGACGAACGCCCCACGCTCGAGGAACTCGTGTACCTGCTGAACGCCGACCCCCGCATCGGTACGGCGGAGGGCGCGGGCGACGCGACCGAGGCGCTGCGCCGCATCAACCGAGCGCTGGAGTCGGGCCCCGACGGGCCGGACGCCATCGACGTCGTCTTCCTCGACATCCAGATGCCCGGCCTCGACGGGCTGGACCTCGCCCGGCTGCTGACCGGCTTCGCCCGGCCGCCGCTGGTCGTCTTCGTCACCGCGCACGAGGACTTCGCCGTGCAGGCCTTCGACCTCAAGGCCGTCGACTACGTCCTCAAGCCCGTCCGCCGGGAACGGCTCGCCGAGGCGGTCCGCCGCGCCGCCGAACGCCGAGGCACCGCGCCCCCCGCCCCCCGCGTGCCCGTGCACGAGCCCGACCCCGACCACATCACCGTGGAACTGGGGGGCGTCACCCGCTTCGTCCCCGTCGAGGACATCACCCACGTCGAGGCCCAGGGCGACTACGCCCGCCTGCACACCGGCCGGGGCAGCCACCTCGTCCGCATCCCCCTGTCCACCCTGGAGGAGCGCTGGCGCGCCCGCGGCTTCGTCCGCATCCACCGCCGCCACCTCGTCGCCCTGCGCCACATCGGCGAGCTCCGCCTGGACGCGGGGAGCGTCAGCGTCCTGGTCGGCACCGAGGAGCTCCAGGTCAGCCGACGCCACGCCCGCGAACTGCGGGACCTGCTCATGCGGAGGCCGTGA
- the rocD gene encoding ornithine--oxo-acid transaminase, producing MTAPARTRGSEELIRAEEPVLAHNYHPLPVVVARAEGAWVEDVEGRRYLDMLAGYSALNFGHRHPALVEAAHRQLDRLTLTSRAFHNDRLASFAERLAALTGTDMVLPMNTGAEAVESGIKVARKWAYDVKGVPRDRATIVVAADNFHGRTTTIVGFSTDETARAGFGPFAPGFRVVPYNDLAAMEAAVDETTAAVLIEPIQGEAGVNIPDDGYLAGVRELTRRAGCLFIADEIQSGLGRTGRTLAVEHEPVVPDLVLLGKALGGGIVPVSAVVGSREVLGVLRPGEHGSTFGGNPLAAAVGTAVVELLETGEFQRRATELGVVLREGLAALVGKGVVGFRARGLWAGVDVDPALGTGREVSERLMREGVLVKDTHGSTIRLAPPLTVTGAELEGALGTLEKVLTS from the coding sequence ATGACCGCACCCGCCCGCACCCGCGGCTCCGAGGAGCTCATCCGCGCCGAGGAGCCCGTCCTCGCGCACAACTACCACCCGCTGCCGGTCGTCGTGGCCCGCGCGGAGGGCGCCTGGGTCGAGGACGTGGAGGGGCGCCGCTACCTGGACATGCTCGCGGGGTACTCGGCGCTCAACTTCGGCCACCGCCACCCGGCGCTGGTCGAGGCGGCCCACCGCCAGCTGGACCGGCTCACCCTCACCTCGCGGGCCTTCCACAACGACCGGCTCGCCTCCTTCGCCGAGCGGCTGGCCGCGCTCACCGGCACGGACATGGTGCTGCCGATGAACACCGGCGCCGAGGCGGTGGAGAGCGGCATCAAGGTGGCCCGCAAGTGGGCCTACGACGTGAAGGGCGTGCCGCGGGACCGGGCGACGATCGTGGTCGCGGCGGACAACTTCCACGGCCGTACGACGACGATCGTGGGCTTCTCCACGGACGAGACGGCCCGCGCCGGCTTCGGCCCCTTCGCCCCCGGCTTCCGGGTCGTGCCGTACAACGACCTGGCGGCGATGGAGGCGGCGGTCGACGAGACGACGGCGGCCGTGCTGATCGAGCCGATCCAGGGCGAGGCGGGGGTGAACATCCCGGACGACGGCTATCTGGCCGGCGTACGGGAGCTGACCCGCCGAGCCGGGTGCCTGTTCATCGCGGACGAGATCCAGTCCGGTCTCGGCCGTACGGGGCGCACGCTCGCCGTGGAGCACGAGCCGGTCGTGCCGGACCTGGTGCTGCTCGGCAAGGCGCTGGGCGGCGGGATCGTGCCGGTGTCGGCGGTGGTCGGCAGCCGGGAGGTGCTCGGTGTGCTGCGTCCGGGCGAGCACGGCTCGACGTTCGGCGGCAATCCGCTGGCCGCCGCGGTCGGCACGGCGGTGGTCGAGTTGCTGGAGACGGGCGAGTTCCAGCGGCGGGCGACCGAGCTGGGCGTGGTGCTGCGCGAGGGGCTCGCCGCCCTGGTCGGCAAGGGTGTCGTCGGTTTCCGCGCGCGCGGGCTGTGGGCGGGCGTCGACGTCGACCCGGCGCTCGGGACCGGGCGTGAGGTCAGCGAGCGCCTGATGCGCGAGGGCGTCCTCGTCAAGGACACCCACGGCTCCACGATCCGCCTGGCGCCGCCGCTGACCGTCACCGGTGCGGAGCTGGAGGGGGCGCTCGGGACGCTGGAGAAGGTGCTGACCTCCTGA
- a CDS encoding Lrp/AsnC family transcriptional regulator, with translation MNSRPTPFDELDRKIVTALTANARTSFAEIGAAVGLSSTAVKRRVDRLRETGVITGFTATVRPSALGWRTEAYVEVYCEGAAPPRRLAEVARGYPEITAAMTVTGGADALLHVRARDVEHFEEVLERIRAEPFIRKTISVMVLSHLIPDSPEAGAGLPATEDAADMR, from the coding sequence ATGAACAGCAGGCCCACCCCGTTCGACGAACTCGACCGGAAGATCGTCACCGCTCTGACGGCGAACGCCAGGACGTCCTTCGCCGAGATCGGCGCCGCGGTCGGACTGTCCTCGACGGCGGTCAAGCGCCGGGTGGACCGGCTGCGCGAGACCGGCGTGATCACCGGCTTCACCGCGACGGTACGGCCCTCCGCGCTGGGCTGGCGGACCGAGGCGTACGTGGAGGTGTACTGCGAGGGCGCGGCGCCGCCGCGGCGGCTGGCGGAGGTGGCGCGCGGCTATCCGGAGATCACGGCGGCGATGACGGTGACCGGGGGCGCGGACGCCCTGCTGCATGTGCGGGCGCGGGACGTGGAGCACTTCGAGGAGGTCCTGGAGCGGATCCGCGCCGAGCCGTTCATCCGGAAGACGATCAGTGTGATGGTGCTGTCCCACCTGATCCCGGACAGTCCGGAGGCCGGCGCGGGCCTGCCCGCCACGGAGGACGCAGCGGACATGCGCTGA
- a CDS encoding alpha/beta hydrolase — MPDTVEPVQPVLEPAAAAFAEATARPPYLFELPPSEGRKAVDEVQSGDIALPAVDEEWVTVTGGPTGSVRARIVRPAGAEGTLPVVLYIHGAGWVFGNAHTHDRLVRELAVGARAAVVFPEYDLSPEARYPVAIEQNYAVARWIVQEGAASALDGSRLAVAGDSVGGNMAAALTLMAKERGDVPLVQQVLFYPVTDAAFDTASYHQFAEGYFLRRDGMQWFWDQYTTDPAERARITASPLRATTEQLTGLPPALVVTAEADVLRDEGEAYANKLRQAGVAVTAVRFQGVIHDFVMLNALRETHGAGAAIALAARTLHAALHTAHADPHTA; from the coding sequence ATGCCGGACACCGTCGAGCCCGTCCAGCCGGTGCTGGAGCCCGCGGCCGCGGCCTTCGCCGAGGCGACCGCCCGCCCGCCGTACCTCTTCGAACTGCCGCCCTCCGAGGGCCGCAAGGCGGTCGACGAGGTGCAGTCGGGTGACATCGCGCTGCCCGCCGTCGACGAGGAATGGGTCACCGTCACCGGCGGTCCCACGGGCAGTGTCCGCGCCCGGATCGTCAGGCCGGCCGGTGCCGAGGGCACCCTCCCGGTGGTGCTGTACATCCACGGCGCCGGCTGGGTCTTCGGCAACGCCCACACGCACGACCGCCTGGTCCGCGAACTCGCGGTGGGCGCGCGGGCCGCCGTCGTCTTCCCCGAGTACGACCTCTCGCCCGAGGCGCGTTACCCGGTGGCGATCGAGCAGAACTACGCGGTCGCCCGCTGGATCGTCCAGGAGGGCGCGGCGTCGGCCCTGGACGGCTCGCGGCTGGCCGTGGCCGGTGACTCCGTCGGCGGCAACATGGCCGCCGCGCTGACCCTGATGGCCAAGGAACGCGGCGACGTCCCCCTGGTGCAGCAGGTGCTGTTCTACCCGGTCACCGACGCCGCCTTCGACACTGCCTCCTACCACCAGTTCGCCGAGGGCTACTTCCTGCGCCGCGACGGCATGCAGTGGTTCTGGGACCAGTACACGACCGACCCCGCCGAACGGGCGCGGATCACCGCCTCGCCGCTGCGCGCCACCACCGAGCAGCTGACCGGCCTGCCGCCGGCGCTCGTCGTCACCGCCGAGGCGGACGTGCTGCGCGACGAGGGGGAGGCGTACGCGAACAAGCTGCGCCAGGCAGGGGTCGCGGTGACCGCCGTGCGGTTCCAGGGCGTCATCCACGACTTCGTCATGCTGAACGCCCTGCGCGAGACCCACGGCGCCGGCGCCGCGATCGCCCTGGCCGCCCGCACCCTCCACGCGGCCCTGCACACCGCGCACGCCGACCCGCACACCGCCTGA
- a CDS encoding carboxymuconolactone decarboxylase family protein — MTTPAQESAAPRIYIDKRSPAAYRALVQTAEAVRAVTAEAGLDRTLAELVNLRVSQLNGCAYCLDVHTRAARRLGETPRRLAVLAAWRDTELFTPVERAALALAEATTAPADTAARDAAHAAAREHLTDDQISAVIWVAVTINAFNRVSVMSRHPVRADR; from the coding sequence GTGACCACTCCCGCCCAGGAATCCGCCGCCCCGCGGATCTACATCGACAAGCGGAGCCCGGCGGCGTACCGCGCCCTCGTCCAGACCGCCGAGGCGGTCCGCGCCGTCACCGCCGAGGCGGGTCTCGACCGGACCCTCGCCGAACTCGTCAACCTGCGCGTCTCCCAGCTCAACGGCTGCGCCTACTGCCTGGACGTGCACACCCGGGCCGCCCGGCGACTCGGGGAGACTCCGCGGCGTCTGGCCGTGCTGGCCGCCTGGCGGGACACCGAACTCTTCACCCCGGTGGAGCGGGCCGCCCTCGCCCTGGCGGAGGCGACCACCGCGCCCGCCGACACCGCCGCGCGGGACGCCGCCCACGCCGCCGCCCGGGAGCACCTGACGGACGACCAGATCTCCGCGGTGATCTGGGTGGCGGTCACCATCAACGCGTTCAACCGGGTCTCGGTCATGAGCAGGCACCCGGTACGGGCCGACCGGTGA
- the ddaH gene encoding dimethylargininase, translated as MPDSRVPRRRRFLVCEPRHFAVQYAINPWMSTGRPVDVIRALDQWQSLVDAYRAHGHTVHTVQPVSGLPDMVFAANSAVVVEGRVFGSRFHAPERRPESVPYAAWFKTEGFEVHPSEAVCEGEGDLVPAGRWILAGTGFRTTREAHREAQEYFGVPVISLTLVDPYFYHLDTALFVLDDGSGGTPGTAGNVAYYPGAFSPGSREVLERLYPDAVIATREDALAFGLNSVSDGRHVFISPGARGLADRLAVLGYVPVPVDLSEFHKAGGGIKCCTQEIREIRS; from the coding sequence GTGCCCGACTCCCGTGTGCCGCGTCGGCGGCGCTTCCTGGTCTGCGAACCCAGACACTTCGCCGTGCAGTACGCGATCAACCCGTGGATGAGCACCGGCCGGCCCGTCGACGTCATCCGCGCCCTGGACCAGTGGCAGTCACTGGTCGACGCCTACCGCGCGCACGGCCACACCGTACACACCGTCCAGCCGGTGTCGGGGCTGCCCGACATGGTCTTCGCCGCGAACTCCGCGGTCGTCGTGGAGGGCCGGGTGTTCGGCTCCCGCTTCCACGCTCCCGAGCGCCGTCCCGAGTCCGTGCCGTACGCGGCGTGGTTCAAGACCGAGGGCTTCGAGGTGCACCCGTCCGAGGCGGTCTGCGAGGGCGAGGGCGACCTGGTTCCGGCCGGCCGCTGGATCCTGGCCGGCACCGGGTTTCGCACCACGCGTGAGGCGCACCGCGAGGCGCAGGAGTACTTCGGTGTGCCGGTGATCTCGCTGACGCTGGTGGACCCGTACTTCTACCACCTGGACACGGCGCTGTTCGTGCTCGACGACGGAAGCGGGGGGACCCCCGGCACGGCGGGGAACGTCGCCTACTACCCCGGGGCCTTCTCGCCCGGCAGCCGTGAGGTGCTGGAGCGGCTCTACCCGGACGCGGTGATCGCGACCCGCGAGGACGCCCTGGCCTTCGGGCTCAATTCCGTCTCCGACGGACGACACGTGTTCATCTCGCCCGGGGCCAGGGGACTCGCCGATCGGCTGGCCGTCCTCGGCTACGTCCCCGTCCCCGTCGACCTGTCCGAGTTCCACAAGGCCGGTGGCGGCATCAAGTGCTGCACCCAGGAGATCCGGGAGATCCGCTCATGA
- a CDS encoding pirin family protein, with protein MSNVETNPVAVRCGPAADAGPPDTAPRVEVLAPRDVPLGGPRAMTVRRTLPQRSRTLIGAWCFADHYGPDDVARTGGMDVAPHPHTGLQTVSWLFSGEIEHRDSLGSHAHVRPGELNLMTGGHGISHTEVSTPRTTVLHGVQLWVALPGEHRNAPRDFQHHVPEPVSVDGAEIRVFLGSLAGSTSPVATFSPLLGAEIALAPGATVTLDVDPAFEHGLLVDRGEVGMAGTPLRPADLGFLDAGSDTLTLVNAADTPARAVLIGGTPFDEEIVMWWNFIGRSHEDIVRARTDWQNASDRFGAVEGYPGDRLPAPALPNGALTPRGNPPRR; from the coding sequence ATGAGCAACGTCGAGACGAACCCCGTCGCGGTGCGGTGCGGACCGGCCGCCGACGCGGGCCCGCCGGACACCGCCCCGCGCGTCGAGGTCCTCGCGCCGCGCGACGTTCCCCTGGGCGGCCCGCGCGCCATGACCGTGCGCCGCACCCTGCCCCAGCGCTCCCGGACCCTGATCGGGGCCTGGTGCTTCGCCGACCACTACGGTCCCGACGACGTGGCACGGACCGGCGGCATGGACGTCGCCCCGCATCCGCACACCGGGCTGCAGACGGTGAGCTGGCTGTTCAGCGGGGAGATCGAACACCGCGACAGCCTCGGCAGCCATGCCCACGTCCGGCCCGGCGAGCTGAACCTCATGACCGGCGGCCACGGCATCAGCCACACCGAGGTCTCCACCCCGCGGACCACCGTCCTGCACGGCGTGCAACTGTGGGTGGCGCTGCCGGGGGAGCACCGGAACGCCCCCCGGGACTTCCAGCACCACGTGCCGGAGCCCGTGTCCGTGGACGGCGCGGAGATCAGGGTGTTCCTGGGCTCCCTGGCCGGATCCACCTCGCCCGTGGCGACCTTCTCGCCCCTCCTCGGCGCGGAGATCGCGCTCGCACCGGGGGCCACGGTCACGCTCGACGTCGACCCCGCCTTCGAGCACGGCCTTCTGGTCGACCGGGGCGAGGTGGGCATGGCGGGCACCCCGCTGCGCCCGGCCGACCTCGGCTTCCTCGACGCCGGGAGCGACACCCTGACGCTCGTCAACGCGGCCGACACCCCGGCCCGGGCGGTCCTGATCGGAGGCACCCCCTTCGACGAGGAGATCGTGATGTGGTGGAACTTCATCGGCCGCAGCCACGAGGACATCGTCCGGGCGCGCACCGACTGGCAGAACGCCTCCGACCGCTTCGGCGCCGTCGAGGGATACCCCGGAGACCGGCTGCCCGCTCCCGCCCTGCCCAACGGGGCCCTGACCCCACGCGGCAACCCGCCGCGCCGCTGA
- a CDS encoding cation acetate symporter — translation MNSTYAIPAVALVVVSTVLVGAFGLRISRTTSDFYVASRTVGPRLNAAAISGEYLSAASFLGIAGLVLVQGPDMLWYPVGYTAGYLVLLLFVAAPLRRSGAYTLPDFAEARLASQGVRRLAGAFVVGVGWLYLLPQLQGAGLTLTVLSDAPDWLGGVIVAVVVTAIVAAGGMRSITFVQAFQYWLKLTALLVPALFLVLAWQDDGAPGRPFEEPATFREQRSVRVEDGLTLKLDEPLTVTVDGTVDGRAHDGTRTVLPTGTHRIEAGTRLTFARGTSVPAAGRGADDALSPSRAESRTERPLYATYGLILATFLGTMGLPHVVVRFYTSPHGVAARRTTVAVLGLIGAFYLLPPVYGALGRLYAPELTLTGDADAAVLLLPDRMIGGVGGDLLGALVAGGAFAAFLSTASGLTMAVAGVLTQDVLPSRAVRHFRLGTVLAMAVPLAASALVGGLPVADAVGLAFAVSASSFCPLLVLGIWWRRLTPPGAAAGMLVGGGSALLAVAATMGGFPGGGGALHALLAWPALWSVPLGFLTMVLVSLATPGRVPAGTAAILARFHLPEELHADELRKEATP, via the coding sequence GTGAACAGCACCTACGCCATACCGGCCGTCGCGCTGGTCGTCGTCTCGACCGTCCTCGTCGGCGCCTTCGGCCTGCGCATCTCCCGCACCACCTCGGACTTCTACGTCGCCTCCCGCACCGTCGGCCCCCGCCTCAACGCCGCCGCCATCAGCGGCGAGTACCTCTCGGCCGCGTCCTTCCTCGGCATCGCCGGCCTGGTCCTCGTCCAGGGCCCCGACATGCTCTGGTACCCCGTCGGCTACACCGCCGGCTACCTGGTCCTGCTGCTCTTCGTCGCCGCCCCGCTGCGCCGCTCCGGCGCCTACACGCTGCCCGACTTCGCCGAGGCCCGCCTCGCCTCCCAGGGCGTACGACGCCTCGCGGGCGCCTTCGTCGTCGGCGTCGGCTGGCTGTACCTGCTGCCCCAGCTCCAGGGCGCCGGACTGACCCTGACCGTGCTCAGCGACGCGCCCGACTGGCTCGGCGGGGTGATCGTCGCCGTCGTCGTGACCGCCATCGTCGCCGCCGGCGGCATGCGCAGCATCACCTTCGTCCAGGCCTTCCAGTACTGGCTCAAACTCACCGCCCTGCTCGTCCCCGCCCTCTTCCTCGTCCTGGCCTGGCAGGACGACGGCGCCCCCGGCCGCCCCTTCGAGGAACCGGCCACCTTCCGCGAGCAGCGCTCCGTCCGCGTCGAGGACGGCCTCACGCTCAAACTCGACGAACCGCTGACCGTCACCGTGGACGGCACCGTCGACGGCCGCGCCCACGACGGCACCCGGACCGTCCTGCCCACCGGCACCCACCGCATCGAGGCCGGCACCCGCCTCACCTTCGCCCGGGGCACCTCGGTCCCGGCCGCCGGACGCGGCGCCGACGACGCCCTGTCGCCCTCCCGGGCGGAGAGCCGCACGGAACGCCCGCTGTACGCCACGTACGGCCTGATCCTCGCCACCTTCCTGGGCACCATGGGCCTGCCGCACGTCGTGGTCCGCTTCTACACCAGCCCGCACGGCGTCGCCGCCCGCCGCACCACCGTCGCCGTCCTCGGCCTGATCGGCGCCTTCTACCTGCTGCCGCCCGTCTACGGCGCCCTCGGCCGCCTGTACGCCCCGGAGCTCACCCTCACCGGCGATGCCGACGCCGCCGTCCTGCTGCTGCCCGACCGGATGATCGGGGGAGTGGGCGGCGACCTGCTCGGGGCGCTGGTCGCGGGCGGCGCCTTCGCCGCGTTCCTGTCCACCGCGTCGGGGCTGACCATGGCCGTCGCGGGCGTCCTCACCCAGGACGTGCTGCCGTCCCGCGCCGTCCGGCACTTCCGGCTCGGCACCGTCCTCGCCATGGCCGTGCCGCTGGCGGCGAGCGCCCTGGTCGGCGGGCTTCCGGTGGCCGACGCGGTGGGTCTCGCCTTCGCCGTGTCCGCCTCGTCGTTCTGCCCGCTGCTCGTCCTCGGCATCTGGTGGCGGCGGCTCACCCCGCCCGGCGCGGCGGCCGGAATGCTGGTGGGCGGCGGCTCCGCGCTGCTCGCGGTCGCCGCCACCATGGGCGGCTTCCCCGGCGGCGGCGGAGCGCTGCACGCGCTGCTGGCCTGGCCGGCGCTGTGGTCGGTGCCGCTGGGCTTCCTCACGATGGTGCTGGTGTCCCTGGCCACCCCGGGCCGGGTGCCGGCCGGGACGGCGGCGATCCTGGCCCGTTTCCACCTGCCGGAAGAGCTGCACGCCGACGAACTGCGCAAGGAGGCGACCCCGTGA
- a CDS encoding RpiB/LacA/LacB family sugar-phosphate isomerase, producing MRISVSSDMDEPVARLLVEELRGRGHEVRAHGALSPGADARWAVCSERAAREVADGTADQAVVCCWTGTGASIAANKVPGVRAALCTDAYTADGARRWNDANVLALSLRLTSGPLLGEILDAWFAGTPSEDAEDRDGVTRVRRLDEGRAAP from the coding sequence ATGCGGATCTCCGTCTCCTCCGACATGGACGAACCCGTGGCCCGCCTCCTCGTGGAGGAGCTGCGCGGACGCGGTCACGAGGTGCGCGCGCACGGCGCCCTGAGCCCGGGGGCCGACGCCCGGTGGGCGGTGTGCTCCGAGCGTGCGGCGCGCGAGGTCGCCGACGGCACGGCCGACCAGGCGGTGGTGTGCTGCTGGACCGGCACGGGCGCGTCCATCGCGGCGAACAAGGTGCCGGGCGTACGGGCGGCCCTGTGCACGGACGCCTACACGGCGGACGGTGCCCGCCGCTGGAACGACGCCAACGTCCTCGCCCTCAGCCTGCGCCTGACCTCGGGGCCGCTGCTGGGGGAGATCCTCGACGCCTGGTTCGCGGGGACGCCCAGCGAGGACGCCGAGGACCGGGACGGGGTGACGCGGGTGCGGCGGCTCGACGAGGGCCGAGCCGCTCCGTGA
- a CDS encoding GNAT family N-acetyltransferase produces the protein MNEQPSSAPAVERIDDRHRYVILVDGRQAGLTAYRDRGEQRVFFHTEIDDAYAGQGLAGQLVRQALTDVRALGLRIVPVCPYVAKYLTKHHDFDDITDPVTPEVRTWLDAELGR, from the coding sequence GTGAACGAGCAGCCCTCCTCCGCACCCGCCGTCGAGCGGATCGACGACCGCCACCGCTACGTGATCCTGGTCGACGGCCGTCAGGCCGGCCTGACGGCCTACCGCGACCGCGGCGAGCAGCGCGTCTTCTTCCACACGGAGATCGACGACGCCTACGCCGGGCAGGGCCTGGCCGGACAGTTGGTCCGGCAGGCGCTCACCGACGTGCGCGCCCTGGGACTGCGCATCGTGCCCGTCTGCCCGTACGTCGCCAAGTACCTCACCAAGCACCACGACTTCGACGACATCACCGACCCCGTGACCCCCGAGGTCCGCACGTGGCTGGACGCCGAACTCGGACGCTGA
- the proP gene encoding glycine betaine/L-proline transporter ProP, whose translation MGLCVEREAATSPNDNGQESDAAAIRRHPALFRAIRRRQNPRLRRSDITVTDEAAVKRAVKAASLGNAMEWFDFGIYAYLAGTIGRVFFPSGSDTAQLLSSFATFAVAFLVRPLGGMVFGPMGDKIGRKKVLALTMILMAIGTAAIGLIPSYASIGFWAPVLLILFRLLQGFSTGGEYGGASTFIAEYAPDKRRGFFGSFLELGTLAGYTGAASLVTALTAWLGSDTMDAWGWRIPFLVAAPLGIVGIYLRLKLDDTPAFLQLQDSNVHVSDAANAVETTARGDLAKIFRTHWRALVLCIALVGAYNITDYMLLSYMPTYLSDELHYSESHGLMILVATMVLLMLIINQVGRLSDRFGRKPLLMTGMIGFFVLSAPAFVLVQDGSLLAVSAGMLMLGLSLVCLLGTMSAALPAMFPTNVRYGSLSVGYNLSASLFGGTTPLVITALIGVTGSDMMPAYYAMAAALVGVVAVACMKETAQQPLEGSPPSVQTDEEAAELVEAQAPTPKF comes from the coding sequence ATGGGTCTCTGCGTGGAAAGGGAGGCCGCCACGTCCCCCAACGACAACGGCCAGGAATCCGACGCCGCGGCGATCCGCCGCCACCCCGCCCTGTTCCGGGCCATCAGACGTCGGCAGAACCCGCGACTGCGCCGGTCGGACATCACCGTCACGGACGAGGCCGCGGTCAAGCGAGCCGTGAAGGCCGCCTCGCTGGGCAACGCCATGGAGTGGTTCGACTTCGGCATCTACGCCTACCTGGCGGGCACCATCGGCCGGGTGTTCTTCCCGTCCGGAAGTGACACGGCGCAGCTGCTCTCCTCGTTCGCCACGTTCGCCGTGGCGTTCCTGGTGCGGCCGCTCGGCGGCATGGTCTTCGGCCCCATGGGTGACAAGATCGGCCGCAAGAAGGTGCTGGCCCTGACGATGATCCTCATGGCGATCGGCACCGCCGCCATCGGGCTCATCCCCAGCTACGCCTCCATCGGCTTCTGGGCTCCCGTCCTGCTGATCCTGTTCCGTCTGCTCCAGGGCTTCTCGACCGGCGGCGAGTACGGCGGCGCCTCCACCTTCATCGCCGAGTACGCGCCCGACAAGCGGCGCGGGTTCTTCGGCAGCTTCCTGGAGCTGGGCACGCTGGCCGGGTACACCGGCGCCGCGAGCCTCGTGACCGCCCTGACGGCCTGGCTCGGCAGCGACACCATGGACGCCTGGGGCTGGCGCATCCCGTTCCTGGTCGCCGCGCCGCTCGGCATCGTCGGCATCTACCTGCGGCTGAAGCTGGACGACACGCCCGCGTTCCTGCAGCTGCAGGACTCCAACGTCCACGTCTCGGACGCGGCGAACGCGGTGGAGACCACCGCGCGGGGCGACCTCGCGAAGATCTTCCGCACGCACTGGCGGGCGCTGGTCCTGTGCATCGCGCTCGTCGGCGCGTACAACATCACCGACTACATGCTGCTGTCGTACATGCCGACGTACCTGTCGGACGAGCTGCACTACAGCGAGAGCCACGGTCTGATGATCCTGGTGGCCACCATGGTGCTGCTGATGCTGATCATCAACCAGGTGGGCCGGCTGTCCGACCGCTTCGGCCGCAAGCCGCTGCTCATGACCGGCATGATCGGCTTCTTCGTCCTGTCCGCGCCGGCCTTCGTGCTGGTGCAGGACGGCAGTCTGCTCGCCGTCTCGGCCGGCATGCTGATGCTCGGCCTGTCCCTGGTGTGCCTGCTCGGCACCATGTCGGCGGCGCTCCCCGCGATGTTCCCGACGAACGTGCGCTACGGGTCCCTCTCGGTCGGCTACAACCTGTCGGCGTCCCTGTTCGGCGGCACGACGCCGCTGGTGATCACGGCGCTGATCGGCGTGACCGGCTCCGACATGATGCCCGCCTACTACGCGATGGCCGCGGCCCTGGTCGGCGTCGTGGCGGTGGCCTGCATGAAGGAGACCGCACAGCAGCCCCTGGAGGGTTCCCCGCCCTCGGTGCAGACCGACGAGGAGGCGGCGGAGCTGGTCGAGGCCCAGGCGCCGACGCCGAAGTTCTGA
- a CDS encoding alpha/beta fold hydrolase — translation MSAPIPTVVLVHGAFADAASWSGVSTALRSEGIPVLAPPNPLRGLSHDASYLASVIAQIDGPVVLAGHSYGGALITVAGTADNVVGLVYVAAYVLEEGESLGELQGRFPLSPLVSNLKEWSYPGPGGEPAVEVTIQESAFPEIFAADVPEDVTHTLAAAQRPLAAAAFEEKASAAAWRTRPAWAVVAGADRAINPQVERYGAERAGATVVEIEGASHAVALSRPKEVAELIREAVRATR, via the coding sequence ATGAGCGCCCCCATCCCCACCGTCGTCCTCGTCCACGGCGCGTTCGCCGACGCGGCGAGCTGGTCCGGGGTCAGCACCGCACTCCGGAGCGAGGGCATCCCCGTCCTGGCCCCGCCGAACCCGCTGCGCGGCCTGTCCCACGACGCCTCCTACCTCGCTTCCGTCATCGCTCAGATCGACGGTCCCGTGGTCCTGGCCGGGCACTCCTACGGCGGTGCGCTGATCACCGTGGCCGGCACCGCGGACAACGTCGTCGGCCTCGTCTACGTGGCCGCCTACGTACTGGAGGAGGGCGAGAGCCTCGGCGAGCTGCAGGGCCGTTTCCCGCTCTCCCCCCTGGTGAGCAACCTGAAGGAGTGGTCGTACCCCGGCCCCGGTGGAGAACCGGCCGTCGAGGTGACCATCCAGGAGTCCGCGTTCCCCGAAATCTTCGCCGCCGACGTCCCCGAGGACGTCACGCACACCCTCGCGGCGGCGCAGCGTCCGCTGGCCGCGGCGGCCTTCGAGGAGAAGGCGTCCGCCGCGGCCTGGAGGACCAGGCCGGCCTGGGCGGTCGTGGCCGGCGCGGACCGGGCGATCAACCCGCAGGTCGAGCGCTACGGCGCCGAGCGGGCCGGCGCGACCGTCGTCGAGATCGAGGGCGCGTCCCACGCCGTCGCCCTCTCCCGCCCGAAGGAGGTCGCCGAGCTGATCCGCGAGGCGGTACGCGCCACCCGCTGA